A genomic segment from Actinomadura hallensis encodes:
- a CDS encoding MFS transporter — protein MADDAGLGTLTTRIPARMDRLPWSRFHWMIVVGLGTVWILDGLEVTIVGSIAARLTEEGSGIGLTPADIGYAAAIYVAGACTGALLFGQLTDRFGRKKLFILTLLVYVLATVATAFAFAPWYFFVFRFITGMGIGGEYAAINSAIDELIPARARGRVDIIINGSYWLGAALGSLAAVLLLNTALLPMDIGWRVAFAVGGVLGFVIMLVRRHVPESPRWLFIHGREEEAERLVDGIEQRVREETGQELEEPGESITVRQRKVIPFRQIAAVAFKTYPRRAVLGFALFVGQAFLYNAVTFDLGTILSGVFEVASGTVPYFFALFALGNFLGPLLLGRLFDTVGRVPMIAGTYFASAGLTILLGVMLASGTLSTWTFMALIGVTFFFASAGASSAYLTVSEIFPMETRALAIAFFYAIGTAAGGITGPLVFGNLIDTGEAGLIAIGFFIGAAIMGMGGVAELFYGVRAERVSLENIARPLTAEEAEREAAAAGEAAPEKGAPEEGAPEAAEEVRPGMRPALEARRDAEEQRARAAEHRAVVHRLKPRADAGDHDAAVRLRVEEVLAQMAEWEAERLTEEAAAHDERLAAEDAASDGERRGALERAAAAEERARSLRERIEAITAANEEDTDLHAALADAAAERARAREQRAMAEDARTRAAGLEGVEAEIANLQAETFGEWERMHEELALAHEARAEGNREEAARHEDQAGVHRARAASAADRMEAAQHRSAAASLAAEAGTAEQVQRERAEAEERRRAARERDERIRQRLLRREHRRAAGWRRLLPGPGASFYSPGMLGTASRWTTEADLALDREVNAIAQALNEHGTTGRQRLAELVGARYWGPGRFRAALREAVHEGLAQPKAHNRFAPPSGGADEEPD, from the coding sequence ATGGCGGACGACGCGGGCCTGGGGACCCTGACGACGCGGATTCCGGCGCGCATGGACCGGCTTCCGTGGTCGCGCTTCCACTGGATGATCGTGGTCGGGCTGGGGACGGTGTGGATCCTCGACGGGCTCGAGGTGACCATCGTCGGGTCCATCGCCGCGCGGCTCACCGAGGAGGGCAGCGGCATCGGCCTGACCCCGGCCGACATCGGGTACGCCGCCGCCATCTACGTCGCGGGCGCGTGTACCGGCGCGCTGCTGTTCGGGCAGCTCACCGACCGGTTCGGGCGCAAGAAGCTGTTCATCCTGACGCTCCTCGTCTACGTCCTGGCGACGGTCGCGACGGCGTTCGCGTTCGCGCCCTGGTACTTCTTCGTCTTCCGGTTCATCACCGGGATGGGCATCGGCGGCGAGTACGCGGCGATCAACTCGGCGATCGACGAGCTGATCCCCGCCCGCGCCCGCGGCCGCGTCGACATCATCATCAACGGCAGCTACTGGCTGGGGGCCGCGCTCGGCTCCCTGGCCGCCGTGCTGCTGCTCAACACCGCTCTGCTCCCGATGGACATCGGATGGCGGGTGGCGTTCGCCGTGGGCGGCGTCCTCGGCTTCGTCATCATGCTCGTCCGGCGGCACGTCCCGGAAAGCCCCCGGTGGCTGTTCATCCACGGGCGCGAGGAGGAGGCCGAACGGCTCGTCGACGGCATCGAGCAGAGGGTCCGCGAGGAGACCGGCCAGGAGCTGGAGGAGCCGGGCGAGAGCATCACGGTCCGGCAGCGCAAGGTCATCCCGTTCCGGCAGATCGCGGCCGTCGCGTTCAAGACCTACCCGCGGCGGGCCGTGCTCGGGTTCGCCCTGTTCGTGGGGCAGGCGTTCCTGTACAACGCGGTGACGTTCGACCTCGGGACGATCCTGAGCGGAGTCTTCGAGGTCGCGTCCGGGACGGTGCCGTACTTCTTCGCGCTGTTCGCGCTCGGCAACTTCCTCGGCCCGCTCCTGCTCGGGCGGCTGTTCGACACCGTCGGCCGCGTGCCGATGATCGCCGGGACGTACTTCGCGTCCGCCGGGCTGACCATCCTGCTCGGCGTCATGCTCGCGAGCGGGACGCTCTCGACGTGGACGTTCATGGCGCTGATCGGCGTGACGTTCTTCTTCGCCTCCGCGGGCGCCAGCTCCGCCTACCTGACGGTCAGCGAGATCTTCCCCATGGAGACCCGGGCGCTGGCCATCGCGTTCTTCTACGCGATCGGCACGGCCGCCGGCGGCATCACGGGCCCGCTCGTGTTCGGCAACCTGATCGACACCGGCGAGGCGGGGCTGATCGCGATCGGGTTCTTCATCGGCGCGGCGATCATGGGGATGGGCGGCGTCGCGGAGCTGTTCTACGGCGTCCGCGCCGAACGGGTGTCCCTGGAGAACATCGCCAGGCCGCTCACCGCGGAGGAGGCCGAGCGTGAGGCCGCCGCGGCCGGCGAGGCCGCCCCGGAGAAGGGCGCGCCGGAGGAGGGCGCGCCGGAGGCCGCCGAGGAGGTGCGGCCGGGGATGCGCCCCGCGCTGGAGGCCCGCCGCGACGCCGAGGAGCAGCGGGCCCGCGCGGCCGAGCACCGCGCCGTCGTCCACCGGCTGAAGCCCCGCGCGGACGCGGGGGACCACGACGCCGCCGTCCGGCTGCGGGTGGAGGAGGTCCTCGCGCAGATGGCCGAGTGGGAGGCCGAGCGCCTGACGGAGGAGGCCGCCGCCCACGACGAGCGGCTCGCCGCCGAGGACGCCGCGAGCGACGGTGAGCGCCGCGGCGCCCTGGAGCGCGCGGCCGCCGCCGAGGAGCGCGCCCGCTCCCTGCGGGAGCGCATCGAGGCGATCACCGCCGCGAACGAGGAGGACACCGACCTCCACGCGGCCCTGGCCGACGCCGCGGCCGAGCGTGCGCGGGCCCGCGAGCAGCGCGCGATGGCCGAGGACGCCCGGACGCGGGCCGCCGGGCTGGAGGGCGTCGAGGCGGAGATCGCGAACCTCCAGGCGGAGACGTTCGGCGAGTGGGAGCGGATGCACGAGGAACTGGCGCTCGCCCATGAGGCCCGTGCCGAGGGGAACCGGGAGGAGGCCGCCCGGCACGAGGACCAGGCCGGCGTCCACCGCGCCCGCGCCGCGTCCGCCGCCGACCGGATGGAGGCCGCGCAGCACCGCTCCGCCGCCGCGTCCCTCGCCGCGGAGGCCGGGACCGCCGAGCAGGTGCAACGGGAGCGGGCGGAGGCGGAGGAGCGGCGCCGCGCCGCCAGGGAGCGCGACGAGCGCATCCGCCAGCGCCTCCTGCGGAGGGAGCACCGGCGGGCCGCGGGATGGCGGCGCCTGCTGCCGGGCCCCGGAGCGTCCTTCTACTCGCCCGGGATGCTCGGGACGGCGAGCCGCTGGACGACCGAGGCCGACCTCGCTCTGGACCGCGAGGTCAACGCCATCGCGCAGGCTCTCAACGAGCACGGCACGACCGGCCGCCAGCGGCTCGCCGAACTGGTGGGCGCCCGGTACTGGGGGCCGGGCCGGTTCCGCGCGGCGCTGCGGGAGGCCGTCCACGAGGGGCTGGCCCAGCCCAAGGCGCACAACAGGTTCGCCCCGCCGTCCGGCGGCGCCGACGAGGAGCCGGATTGA
- a CDS encoding FecCD family ABC transporter permease, translating to MSASSVVPTVAVPGPDGDDLGASLRRRRYLLLLLGLFAVFCGTFVAAVGMGSVHVSPRTVLDIVGHHLIGSPSEVAWSGAQDSIVWRVRLPRVLLGAAVGAGLAVSGMALQAMVRNMLADPYLLGVNSGGSTGAAAAILFGFGLGWGEHALQIAAFLGALGASVLVFVIARTAGRITSTRLLMTGVAVGYALYALTSFLIFASDSAEGSRSVLFWLLGTLALARWSAPLAVVLAAVALLTVTLTLWGRRLDALAIGDETAHTLGISPTRFRLVLLVLVSLAVGVLVAAAGSIGFVGLVIPHLARRVVGATHRRAVPVAALIGATFLLWADLAARMVLSPQELPIGIITAMVGAPFLLILVRRLHAGSE from the coding sequence ATGAGCGCGTCATCGGTGGTCCCGACCGTCGCGGTGCCGGGACCCGACGGCGACGACCTGGGGGCGTCCCTCCGCCGACGGCGGTACCTCCTGCTCCTCCTCGGGCTCTTCGCGGTGTTCTGCGGCACCTTCGTCGCGGCCGTCGGGATGGGCTCGGTGCACGTGTCGCCGCGGACCGTCCTCGACATCGTCGGCCACCACCTGATCGGCAGCCCGTCCGAGGTCGCCTGGAGCGGCGCGCAGGACTCGATCGTGTGGCGCGTCCGCCTGCCGCGGGTGCTCCTCGGCGCGGCCGTCGGCGCCGGGCTCGCCGTCTCCGGCATGGCCCTGCAGGCGATGGTCCGCAACATGCTCGCCGACCCCTACTTGCTGGGCGTCAACTCCGGCGGCTCGACCGGCGCCGCCGCCGCGATCCTGTTCGGGTTCGGCCTGGGGTGGGGCGAGCACGCGCTGCAGATCGCCGCGTTCCTCGGCGCGCTCGGCGCCTCCGTGCTCGTCTTCGTCATCGCGCGCACGGCCGGGCGGATCACCTCGACCCGGCTGCTCATGACCGGCGTGGCCGTCGGCTACGCCCTCTACGCCCTCACCAGCTTCCTGATCTTCGCGTCCGACTCGGCCGAGGGCTCCCGGTCGGTGCTGTTCTGGCTGCTGGGCACCCTGGCGCTCGCGCGCTGGTCGGCGCCGCTGGCCGTGGTGCTGGCCGCCGTCGCGCTGCTGACCGTCACGCTCACCCTGTGGGGACGCCGGCTGGACGCCCTGGCGATCGGCGACGAGACCGCGCACACGCTGGGCATCTCGCCGACCCGGTTCCGGCTCGTCCTGCTGGTCCTGGTGTCCCTGGCGGTGGGGGTGCTGGTGGCCGCCGCCGGCAGCATCGGCTTCGTCGGGCTGGTGATCCCGCACCTGGCCCGGCGCGTCGTCGGCGCCACGCACCGCCGGGCCGTCCCCGTCGCCGCCCTGATCGGCGCGACCTTCCTGCTCTGGGCGGACCTCGCCGCCCGCATGGTCCTCAGCCCGCAGGAACTGCCGATCGGCATCATCACCGCGATGGTCGGCGCGCCGTTCCTGCTCATCCTGGTCCGCCGCCTGCACGCCGGAAGCGAGTGA
- a CDS encoding ABC transporter ATP-binding protein produces the protein MIEGRGLSYAYGTTTVVRDVDVRAETGRVLGLLGPNGSGKTTVVRMLTGIVAPDAGEVLLDGRPLGSFTPRALARQVAVVLQEASGDLPMTVADMVMLGRAPHQSTFSRNSAEDHRIAAAALRRVGARHLADRIFVRLSGGEKQRVMIARALAQQPTHLVLDEPTNHLDIRFQHELLSVIRGLGITTVIVLHDLNLAARYCDDVLVLQEGNVVAHGPCADVLTSELLEGVYGVGVERLETSRGIQFLFHPLDAASPPARESALATVPTGGGHERPAEHR, from the coding sequence ATGATCGAAGGACGCGGGCTCAGCTACGCCTACGGAACCACCACCGTCGTGCGCGACGTCGACGTGCGGGCGGAGACCGGCCGGGTCCTCGGCCTGCTCGGCCCCAACGGCAGCGGCAAGACGACGGTCGTCCGGATGCTCACCGGCATCGTCGCCCCCGACGCCGGAGAGGTCCTCCTGGACGGGCGCCCGCTGGGCTCCTTCACCCCCCGCGCGCTCGCCCGCCAGGTCGCCGTCGTCCTGCAGGAGGCCTCCGGCGACCTGCCGATGACGGTGGCCGACATGGTCATGCTCGGACGGGCCCCGCACCAGTCGACCTTCTCCCGCAACAGCGCGGAGGACCACCGGATCGCCGCCGCCGCGCTGCGCAGGGTCGGCGCCCGGCACCTCGCCGACCGGATCTTCGTCCGGCTGTCCGGCGGCGAGAAGCAGCGCGTGATGATCGCCCGCGCGCTCGCGCAGCAGCCCACCCACCTCGTGCTGGACGAGCCGACCAACCACCTCGACATCCGGTTCCAGCACGAACTGCTCAGCGTGATCCGCGGGCTCGGCATCACCACCGTCATCGTGCTCCACGACCTCAACCTGGCCGCCCGCTACTGCGACGACGTCCTGGTCCTCCAGGAGGGGAACGTCGTCGCACACGGCCCCTGCGCCGACGTGCTGACGTCCGAGCTCCTCGAAGGCGTCTACGGCGTCGGCGTGGAACGGCTGGAGACCTCCCGAGGCATCCAGTTCCTCTTCCACCCGCTCGACGCCGCGTCGCCGCCGGCGCGGGAGAGCGCCCTCGCGACCGTCCCCACCGGCGGCGGGCACGAACGCCCCGCCGAACACCGCTAG
- a CDS encoding ABC transporter substrate-binding protein has product MKRYLAWLSAGLLAAALTACGSSGPDAGARDGVSGNYPVTVKNCGVDVTVERPPSRVMIINSAPLQYLSSLDVLDRLASRAGKFPPEYYSKETLDAVNKVPSLTDRLGSDGHLKISAEAIIAQEPDLLLGLPDGITRESLASSGIPVLIEPSFCPEGIKDPGYETIYAQMRMYGKVFDREAKAEQAVEDLQNRIKAVEAKLPDQKGRKVAVLWPYRGEGTVGAYGGQSMATPQLETLGARNVFADVDKRVFEVSMEELLGRDPDVILLLHTEGTDEEIKQALLDIPGAEDLRAVKNDAVHVQLFNFTEPPTPLVLDGLERLADYLKDK; this is encoded by the coding sequence ATGAAGCGATACCTCGCCTGGTTGTCGGCCGGCCTGCTGGCCGCCGCGCTCACCGCCTGCGGCTCGTCCGGCCCCGACGCGGGCGCCCGGGACGGCGTGTCGGGGAACTATCCCGTCACCGTCAAGAACTGCGGGGTGGACGTCACGGTGGAGCGGCCGCCGTCCCGCGTCATGATCATCAACAGCGCCCCGCTGCAGTACCTGTCGAGCCTCGACGTGCTCGACCGGCTGGCCTCCCGGGCCGGGAAGTTCCCGCCGGAGTACTACTCCAAGGAGACCCTGGACGCGGTCAACAAGGTGCCGTCGCTCACCGACCGCCTCGGCTCCGACGGCCACCTGAAGATCTCTGCGGAGGCGATCATCGCCCAGGAGCCCGACCTGCTGCTCGGCCTGCCCGACGGCATCACCCGGGAGTCCCTCGCGTCCTCCGGCATCCCCGTCCTCATCGAGCCGAGCTTCTGCCCCGAGGGGATCAAGGACCCCGGCTACGAGACGATCTACGCCCAGATGCGCATGTACGGGAAGGTCTTCGACCGGGAGGCCAAGGCCGAGCAGGCCGTCGAGGACCTCCAGAACCGCATCAAGGCCGTCGAGGCGAAGCTGCCCGACCAGAAGGGCCGCAAGGTCGCCGTCCTGTGGCCCTACCGAGGCGAGGGGACGGTCGGCGCCTACGGCGGCCAAAGCATGGCCACGCCGCAGCTGGAGACGCTCGGCGCCCGGAACGTGTTCGCCGACGTCGACAAGCGCGTCTTCGAAGTCTCGATGGAGGAGCTGCTGGGACGCGACCCCGACGTCATCCTCCTGCTGCACACCGAGGGCACCGACGAGGAGATCAAGCAGGCCCTGCTCGACATCCCCGGCGCCGAGGACCTGCGGGCCGTGAAGAACGACGCGGTCCACGTTCAGCTGTTCAACTTCACCGAGCCGCCGACGCCGCTCGTCCTCGACGGGCTGGAGCGGCTCGCGGACTACCTCAAGGACAAGTGA
- a CDS encoding class I SAM-dependent methyltransferase: protein MPPNSPIQERITWYWDQHAPNYQRFQEQRLTHPDYNAAWTRVWRDALPDGAATILDVGTGTGHAALTIAALGHRVTGLDIAPAMLAHARDNARRRGLDITFVEGDAVRPAVDGAPFDVLVSRYVLWTLPDVDTALGNWRRLLRPGGRLAVVDAPWHAGGMQHPDTDPRARAYDAEARRALALAEADAITAWEERIAAAGFTDTEVTPLTEIYELDGVHGVAAGHRRTLQYLITARNPDPAL, encoded by the coding sequence ATGCCGCCGAACTCGCCGATCCAGGAGAGGATCACCTGGTACTGGGACCAGCACGCCCCCAACTACCAGCGGTTCCAGGAACAACGGCTGACCCACCCCGACTACAACGCCGCGTGGACGCGGGTCTGGCGGGACGCACTGCCGGACGGCGCCGCGACCATTCTCGACGTGGGCACCGGCACCGGCCACGCCGCCCTGACCATCGCCGCCCTGGGGCACCGCGTGACCGGCCTCGACATCGCGCCCGCCATGCTGGCCCACGCGCGTGACAACGCACGGCGGCGCGGGCTCGACATCACCTTCGTGGAGGGGGACGCCGTCCGGCCCGCGGTCGACGGCGCGCCCTTCGACGTCCTGGTCAGCCGCTACGTGCTCTGGACCTTGCCCGACGTCGACACCGCCCTGGGCAACTGGCGCCGCCTGCTCCGCCCCGGCGGGCGGCTGGCCGTCGTGGACGCGCCCTGGCACGCCGGGGGGATGCAGCACCCCGACACCGACCCGCGGGCCCGCGCCTACGACGCCGAGGCCCGCCGCGCCCTGGCGCTGGCCGAAGCGGACGCCATCACCGCCTGGGAGGAACGGATCGCCGCCGCGGGCTTCACGGACACCGAGGTCACGCCGCTGACGGAGATCTACGAACTCGACGGCGTCCACGGCGTCGCGGCCGGCCACCGCCGCACACTCCAATATCTGATCACCGCGCGGAACCCCGATCCGGCTCTTTGA
- the argS gene encoding arginine--tRNA ligase encodes MANLEEMLRGTLAPAFEAVAGIEVDPALRRSQHAHFQSDGALALARRLKSNPREIATRVLAEAELDDLCSDVEVSGPGFINITVSDEVLGRLLGRMNTDARLDVPKPQQTETVTVDYSAPNAAKEMHVGHLRSTIIGDAVVRLLEWQGHDVIRQNHIGEWGTPFGMLIEHLLDIGEAEAAKSLSVGDLNGFYQAARRKFDADDAFKDRARARVVKLQSGDPTTLRLWKILVEESKKYFLTVYDLLDVTLTADDFFGESFYNDQLQSVVDELDKLGLLRISEGAKCVFPEGFANRNGDPLPLIVQKSDGGFGYAATDLATIRRRLRDLHATRLLYVVGLPQAQHFAMIFQTAKDAGWLTPPARAEHIGHGSVLGEDGKILRTRAGASVKLVDLLREAVDRATAIIAEKNPDLDEETRAAVANAVGIGAVKYSDLSTDRTKDYVFDYDRMLSFDGNTAPYLQYARARICSIFRRAEVEPPRDLSEIIITEPAERTLALELLGFEGVLAQVEETLEFHRLAHYLYGLATAFTGFYEVCPVLKSEEPIRRSRLALCDLTARTLERGLDLLGIRTPDQM; translated from the coding sequence ATGGCGAACCTGGAGGAGATGCTGCGCGGGACTTTGGCGCCCGCCTTCGAAGCCGTGGCCGGGATCGAAGTCGACCCCGCGCTGCGCCGATCGCAGCATGCTCACTTCCAGTCGGACGGCGCCCTCGCCCTGGCGCGCCGGCTGAAGAGCAACCCCAGGGAGATCGCCACCCGGGTGCTGGCCGAGGCCGAGCTGGACGACCTCTGCTCCGACGTCGAGGTCTCCGGCCCGGGGTTCATCAACATCACCGTCTCCGACGAGGTGCTCGGCAGGCTGCTGGGGCGGATGAACACCGACGCGCGGCTGGACGTCCCCAAGCCGCAGCAGACCGAGACCGTCACGGTCGACTACTCCGCGCCCAACGCCGCCAAGGAGATGCACGTCGGCCACCTGCGGTCCACCATCATCGGTGACGCCGTGGTCCGCCTGCTGGAGTGGCAGGGGCACGACGTCATCCGCCAGAACCACATCGGCGAATGGGGCACCCCGTTCGGGATGCTCATCGAGCATCTCCTGGACATCGGCGAGGCCGAGGCCGCCAAGAGCCTCTCGGTCGGCGACCTCAACGGCTTCTACCAGGCGGCCCGGCGCAAGTTCGACGCCGACGACGCCTTCAAGGACCGGGCCCGCGCCCGCGTCGTCAAGCTCCAGAGCGGCGACCCGACGACCCTCCGGCTGTGGAAGATCCTGGTCGAGGAGTCGAAGAAGTACTTCCTGACGGTCTACGACCTCCTGGACGTCACCCTCACCGCCGACGACTTCTTCGGCGAGAGCTTCTACAACGACCAGCTCCAGTCGGTCGTCGACGAACTCGACAAGCTCGGGCTGCTCCGCATCAGCGAGGGCGCCAAGTGCGTCTTCCCCGAGGGCTTCGCCAACCGCAACGGCGACCCGCTGCCCCTGATCGTCCAGAAGAGCGACGGCGGCTTCGGCTACGCCGCCACCGACCTGGCCACCATCCGCCGCCGCCTGCGGGACCTGCACGCCACCCGCCTGCTGTACGTCGTCGGCCTGCCCCAGGCCCAGCACTTCGCGATGATCTTCCAGACCGCGAAGGACGCCGGGTGGCTCACCCCCCCGGCGCGGGCCGAGCACATCGGGCACGGCTCCGTCCTCGGCGAGGACGGCAAGATCCTGCGCACCCGCGCCGGAGCCTCGGTCAAGCTCGTCGACCTGCTGCGGGAGGCGGTCGACCGGGCCACCGCGATCATCGCCGAGAAGAACCCGGACCTGGACGAGGAGACCCGCGCCGCCGTCGCCAACGCCGTCGGCATCGGCGCGGTGAAGTACTCCGACCTGTCCACGGACCGGACGAAGGACTACGTCTTCGACTACGACCGGATGCTGTCCTTCGACGGCAACACGGCGCCCTACCTCCAGTACGCCCGCGCCCGCATCTGCTCCATCTTCCGCAGGGCGGAGGTGGAGCCGCCCCGCGACCTCTCCGAGATCATCATCACGGAGCCCGCGGAGCGGACGCTCGCACTGGAACTGCTGGGCTTCGAAGGCGTCCTGGCCCAGGTCGAGGAGACCCTGGAGTTCCACCGGCTGGCCCACTACCTGTACGGCCTGGCCACCGCCTTCACCGGCTTCTACGAGGTCTGCCCCGTCCTGAAGTCGGAGGAGCCGATCCGCCGCAGCCGCCTGGCCCTGTGCGACCTGACCGCCCGCACCCTGGAACGGGGCCTGGACCTCCTGGGCATCCGGACCCCCGACCAGATGTGA
- a CDS encoding TMEM175 family protein, translating to MAISRDPDRLVFFTDAVVAIAITLLVLPLVDVVPMAAQNGLSATEVITEHLPEIFGFLLSFAVICRLWILHHNFFRHVRAYSRPLILCNVGWLLTIIVLPFPTEMVGLYGDDRFTAAFYISTILLAALFHTGLELIVRADPELASETDPPPPEALSGSITAAALLAAALVLALAVPSLNYWTLLLLFLSSTVEKAWHRQRRSRRTAR from the coding sequence ATGGCCATCTCGAGAGACCCTGACCGGCTGGTCTTCTTCACCGACGCGGTCGTCGCGATCGCCATCACCCTGCTCGTCCTGCCGCTGGTGGACGTCGTGCCCATGGCGGCGCAGAACGGGCTGAGCGCCACCGAGGTGATCACCGAGCATCTGCCGGAGATCTTCGGTTTCCTGCTGAGCTTCGCGGTGATCTGCCGGCTGTGGATTCTGCACCACAACTTCTTCCGGCACGTGCGGGCCTACTCCCGGCCCCTGATCCTGTGCAATGTCGGGTGGCTGCTGACCATCATCGTGCTGCCGTTCCCGACGGAGATGGTCGGCCTGTACGGCGATGACCGCTTCACAGCTGCCTTCTACATCTCCACGATCCTGCTCGCCGCCCTGTTCCACACCGGACTGGAGCTCATCGTCCGCGCGGACCCCGAGCTGGCGTCGGAGACGGATCCCCCGCCGCCGGAAGCCCTTTCGGGCTCGATCACCGCGGCCGCCCTCCTGGCCGCCGCGCTCGTCCTCGCCCTGGCCGTTCCGAGCCTGAACTACTGGACGCTGCTTCTGCTCTTCCTGTCCTCGACCGTCGAAAAGGCCTGGCACCGGCAGCGCCGCTCCCGCCGGACCGCCCGGTGA